Proteins from one Rosa chinensis cultivar Old Blush chromosome 7, RchiOBHm-V2, whole genome shotgun sequence genomic window:
- the LOC112179386 gene encoding uncharacterized protein LOC112179386, whose product MAEKDQQAYASTNGYTRSNDHESAGTTFQSEEELKRQKRRKLFMYIGIFIVFQIIVMTVFGLTVMKVKTPKLRLGNIEVQNLNFTSQTSPSFDMTFTTQIRVKNTNFGPYKYDSSYVTFLYQEMPLVQVTIPKGKAGWRSTEKIGATAILNSKALPSVSNLGSDLDSGVLKLSSQAKISGKVELMFVMKKKKSAEMNCTIEVNLATKGVQALECK is encoded by the coding sequence ATGGCTGAGAAAGACCAGCAGGCCTACGCATCAACAAATGGCTACACCAGATCAAATGATCACGAATCAGCCGGAACCACCTTCCAATCCGAGGAGGAGCTGAAACGCCAGAAGAGAAGGAAGTTGTTTATGTATATTGGTATTTTCATCGTCTTTCAAATCATAGTCATGACCGTATTCGGTCTCACTGTCATGAAAGTTAAGACCCCTAAGCTCCGGTTGGGTAACATCGAAGtccaaaacctcaactttactTCCCAAACATCACCTTCTTTCGACATGACCTTCACAACGCAAATTAGAGTCAAGAACACGAATTTTGGTCCCTACAAATATGATAGTAGCTATGTCACGTTTTTGTACCAGGAGATGCCATTAGTGCAGGTTACAATTCCTAAAGGTAAGGCTGGGTGGCGTTCCACTGAAAAAATTGGGGCCACCGCGATTTTGAATTCCAAGGCATTGCCGAGTGTTTCAAATCTTGGCAGTGATTTAGATTCAGGGGTGTTGAAGCTGAGCAGCCAAGCAAAGATTAGTGGAAAAGTTGAGTTGATGTttgtgatgaagaagaagaaatctgcaGAGATGAATTGCACCATTGAAGTTAATTTGGCAACCAAGGGGGTTCAGGCATTGGAGTGCAAGTGA
- the LOC112180387 gene encoding uncharacterized protein LOC112180387, with amino-acid sequence MADKNQQVYPLAPANGYVRSDGESLSEDELKRKKRIKCFAYIGIFIVFQIAVMTVFGLTVMKVKTPKVRLGTSTLIDFTSSNTAPSFSTTFKTQIRVKNTNWGPYKFDQGKVTFMYQGTPVGTVDVPKGKAGMRGTKKIDANVSLNTEALTTTSTLRSELNDGVLTLNSEATLTGKVELMLIMKKKKSATMSCTIKINVSEKTVNSLECK; translated from the coding sequence atggcTGACAAGAACCAACAAGTTTATCCTTTGGCTCCGGCTAACGGGTACGTAAGAAGTGATGGAGAGTCTTTGTCCGAAGATGAGCTCAAGCGCAAGAAGAGAATCAAGTGCTTTGCTTATATTGGTATTTTCATTGTGTTCCAGATCGCAGTAATGACCGTGTTTGGTCTCACTGTGATGAAAGTCAAGACCCCCAAGGTTAGACTCGGCACAAGCACCCTCATAGACTTCACCTCTTCCAATACAGCGCCTTCATTCAGCACAACCTTCAAGACCCAAATCAGGGTCAAGAACACCAACTGGGGTCCTTACAAGTTCGACCAAGGCAAAGTGACATTCATGTACCAAGGTACACCTGTTGGGACAGTCGATGTACCCAAGGGCAAGGCCGGGATGCGTGGCACCAAGAAGATCGACGCGAATGTGAGCTTGAACACCGAAGCATTGACGACCACCTCTACCCTCCGCAGTGAATTGAATGACGGAGTTTTGACGCTGAATAGCGAAGCAACATTAACCGGAAAGGTTGAGTTGATGTTGatcatgaagaagaagaagtctgCGACTATGAGCTGCACCATAAAAATTAATGTGTCCGAGAAGACGGTCAATAGTTTAGAATGCAAGTGA